In bacterium, a single genomic region encodes these proteins:
- a CDS encoding glycosyltransferase family 4 protein: protein MTKNILIVSGIYPPEIGGAATYAELMLRELPKKNIAVEVLTNGAGSIPGVHFVSAKGKLWRYVRFFLAVFTLAKRFDVVYAVDSSFGAATIAAFAARLRRKTFIMRVTGDYAWEQGMQRFGVTELLDDFAPLAERRRYRWQVRLLARAERYAAKRAAAIVAPSEYLKRIVETWGVPPEKIQVIHNAVDVPVIAETKKEIRERLGWKGPIVVSAGRLVPWKGFATLIEAFFDVARTVPDAKLFIVGDGPDQAVLQEKIEHMHCASCVVLMGKLSRDRLARYLKGADLFVLNTGYEGFSHQLVEAMSLGVPVITTAVGGNAEVIEDKTNGILLDYNDREMLAEAMKFLLRNKEARERLAKTAMEDAKQYTKEIMMEKLVRLFENPNI, encoded by the coding sequence TCGGAGGGGCGGCAACGTATGCCGAATTGATGCTCCGTGAATTACCGAAGAAGAATATTGCCGTTGAGGTGCTGACCAATGGCGCGGGAAGCATTCCCGGCGTGCATTTTGTGTCGGCGAAGGGGAAGCTTTGGCGTTACGTCAGGTTTTTTTTGGCGGTGTTCACGCTCGCAAAGCGGTTTGATGTCGTGTACGCCGTTGATTCGTCGTTCGGCGCGGCAACCATTGCGGCGTTCGCGGCGCGGCTGCGCCGAAAAACATTTATCATGCGCGTGACGGGGGATTACGCGTGGGAGCAGGGCATGCAGCGGTTTGGCGTCACCGAACTTCTTGATGATTTTGCACCGCTTGCGGAACGTCGGCGTTATCGATGGCAGGTGCGTTTACTCGCCCGAGCGGAGCGCTATGCCGCAAAACGCGCCGCTGCAATTGTCGCGCCATCGGAATATTTGAAGCGAATTGTGGAAACATGGGGAGTGCCGCCGGAGAAAATCCAAGTCATTCATAACGCGGTTGATGTACCCGTAATCGCGGAAACAAAAAAAGAAATTCGCGAGCGGTTGGGGTGGAAGGGACCAATTGTTGTTTCCGCGGGGCGTCTCGTGCCGTGGAAGGGATTTGCGACGCTCATTGAGGCGTTTTTTGATGTCGCGCGGACTGTCCCCGACGCAAAACTGTTTATCGTCGGTGACGGGCCCGATCAGGCCGTGCTTCAAGAAAAAATTGAGCATATGCATTGCGCCTCATGCGTGGTGCTGATGGGAAAGTTATCGCGCGACCGCTTGGCGCGCTACTTGAAAGGCGCAGATCTTTTTGTGCTGAACACGGGATATGAAGGTTTTTCGCATCAGCTGGTTGAAGCGATGAGCTTAGGCGTGCCGGTTATTACCACTGCCGTCGGAGGGAACGCGGAAGTTATTGAAGACAAAACCAACGGCATATTGCTCGACTATAACGACCGCGAGATGCTTGCCGAAGCGATGAAGTTTTTATTGCGTAACAAGGAGGCGCGTGAGCGCTTGGCGAAAACGGCGATGGAGGACGCGAAACAATACACGAAAGAAATAATGATGGAGAAACTCGTACGGTTGTTCGAAAATCCTAATATCTAA